Part of the Streptomyces showdoensis genome, CGATCAGGCGCGGGTCGTGGGACCCGATCATCGGGTAGCCCTCGCCCTCCATCAGGATCTTCATGATCCGGACGTACGCCTTGTCGATCTCCGGCTTGTCCTGGATGGCGACCTCGGCGGGCTCCTTGTAGGCGCCCTTCACGATGCGCACGCGCGAGCCGTTGGCGGCGAGGCGGCGGGCGTCCTCCTCCGTGCGGAAGAGGTAGGCCTGGATGACGCAGCCGGTCTGCGGGAAGTCCTTCCGCAGCTCCTCGTGGATCGCGAACATCGAGTCGAGGGTCGTGTGGTCCTCGGCGTCCAGGGTGACCGTGGTGCCGATCTCGGCGGCGGCCGCGACGACCGGGCGGACGTTCGCGAGGGCCAGCTCGTGACCGCTGCCGGGGCCCTCGGGGTCCAGCGACTGGCCGAACATGGACAGCTTGACGGACATCTCGGCGCGGGCGCCCAGGCCCAGCTCCTTGAGGCGGCCGATCAGCTCCAGGTAGGCGTCACGGGCGGCGTAGGACTGCTCGACGGTGGTGATGTCCTCACCGACCACGTCGAGGGTGACCTCCAGGCCGCGGGCCGCCAGGTCCTGCACGATCGGGACGACGTCGTTCACCGTCTCGCCGGCGATGAAGCGAGCCACGACCTGCTTGGTCCCGGGGGCGGCCGACACGAAACGGCGCATCTTGTCGCTGCGCGACGCGGCGAGGATCACGGGACCCAGCACGGGGCACCTCCAGAGGGCAGGGTGACGAAAGGTGCCGTACCCGATCTTTCGTAAGGATTCGGGAACAGCACGAAGAACCACCGTGAAACCTAAGGACCGCTCCGATCGTCCGCCATCTACAGCTGTCACGCATCCGTGGCCACACCCTCAGACATCTGTCTGAAGGAAGGGGCCGACGGTGCGAGAATGGCGCCGTGAAGGGCGACTACCAGGACCTTGTGGACGAGATCTCGGCGCTGCTCGGCGCCCCCGCGACCCTGGAGAACCGGGATTTCGGGCTGATCGCCTTCGGCGCCCACGACAGCGACGACGACGAGGCGATGGACCCGGTCCGCACCCGGTCGATCCTCACCCGCAAGTCCACCCCCGCCGTGCGGGCCTGGTTCGAGGGCTTCGGCATCACCCGGGCGACCGGCCCGGTGCGGATCCCGGCCGCCCCCGACGCGGGCGTCTTCCGGGACCGGATCTGCCTGCCGGTACGCCATCGGGGTGTCGTCCTCGGCTACGTCTGGCTGCTCGACGCCGAGCCCGGCCCCTCGCACGCCCAGCTCACCGCCGCCATGGAGGTCGCCGCCCGGATCGGCGAGCTGCTCGCCGACGAGGAGCGGGCCGGGGCGGACCTCTCCCGTGAGCTGCGCGCCGCCCTGTCGGCCGAGCGCGGCTGGCAGTACGACATGGCGCTCGCCGCCCTGCGCACGGCCCTCGGCCCGGACGCGGACGGCCTGCACGCCCTGGTCTGCCTCGCGCCCTGGCCCGCGGAGGACTCCCCGTCCCCGCGCACGGTCCCCGGCGCGGCCGCCCTGTGCACGGTGCCGTGGCAGCCGGCCGGGCCGGGACCGGGTGCGGCCCCCGCCTCCGCCGTCGGTCCGTACGCCGCCGGCCCCGGCCCGGCCCGCGCGCTCGCCGTGCTCGTACGGCTCCGCTCGGGCGACAACCTCTCCCCCGCGGCCACGGCGGCCGGACGGCTGCGCACCACGGCGGAGGCGGCCGGCGGCTCGTCCGTCGCCGGCGTCGCCTCCCCGCGGCGCGGGCTCGCGGACCTGGACGTCGCCTGGCGCGAGGCCGCCTCGGCCGCCCGGGCGGCGACCGCCCAGCCCCGCCTCGGCCCGCTCGCGGAGTGGTCCGCCATCGGCCCGTACCGGCTGCTCACCGCGCTGCCGCCGGCCGAGCCCGACCCGGCGGTGCGCGCCCTGCTCGCCCCGGCCCACGCCGAACTGGCCCGCACCGCCGAGGTGTTCCTCGACCACGCGGGCCAGGCGGGCCGCACGGCCACCGCCCTCGGCATCCACCGCCAGACCCTCTACTACCGCCTCTCCCGCGTCGAACAGCTCACCGGCCTCGACCTGGACACGGGCGAGGACCGGCTGTTGCTGCACATGGCGATCAAGGCGTGGAAGCTGTAGCGGGCGCGGCACCGGCGCCGCGGACGGATCGTCAGTCCCGCTCCCCCATCAGCACCTTCAGCCCCGCCGTGAGGTCGTCGGCGCTCGGGGCGGTCTCCGGGTCGACGACCCACTGGATCATCACGCCGGTCGCGAGGGCCTGGAGGAGGAGGCCGGCGACGCGCGCCTTCTCGGGGTCGGCCTCCGGGTCGATGCCGAGCATGCCCTCGGCCATGCCGAGCCGGCCCTCCCGCTGCGGCTCCTTGATCGCCTCGCGGAGCTTCTCGTCGTCGTCGAGGCGGGTGACGACCTCGGTCTGGAGCTTCCACACCGGGCGGCTGCCCTCGGCGGCCCCGACCAGCGGCTCCCAGACGGCGCGGAAGCGCTCGTACGGATCGGCCGGGAGCTTCGCGGCGCCCTCGGCGTCGGCCCCGCCGACCCGCTCGCCCCACTCCTCGGTGAGGGCGAGGAAGGCCTGCTGGAGCAGGGCGTCCTTGGAGCCGTAGTGGTAGCCGATGGAGGCGAGGTTGGTGCCCGAGGCCGCCACGACGTCACGGGCGGTGGTGCGGGCGTAGCCCTTCTCCAGCAGGCAGCGCTTGGCGCCTTCGAGCAGGTCTTCCTTGTGTCCCATGGACAGCACTGTACCCGGCCGATAGACGTCCGTGTAAGACGAACGTCTATGAGCCGGGTACGGAGTGTGCGCCCCAGGGTCCCCGGGGTCAGATCAGGTTGACCGAGCGGGCCGAGGCGGCGCCGATCTCCTCCGAGATCTCGGCGATCACGGCCGCCGGGACGGTGTCGTCGACGGTGAGCACGACGAGCGCCTCGCCGCCCTCCTCCGTACGGGAGACCTGCATGCCCGCGATGTTCAGACCGGCCTCGCCGAGGATCCGGCCGACCGTGCCGACGATGCCCGGGCGGTCCTCGTAGCGCAGCACCACCATGTGGTCGGCGAGCGCCAGGTCCACGTCGTAGTCACCGACCGCGACGATCTTCTGCAGGTGCTTCGGGCCCGCCAGCGTGCCGGAGACCGAGACCTCCTGGCCGTCCGAGAGGGTGCCGCGCACGGTGACCACGTTGCGGTGGTCGGGCGACTCGGAGCTGGTGGTGAGACGGACCTCGACACCGCGCTCCTGCGCGAACAGCGGGGCGTTCACGTACGACACGGTCTCGTCGACCACGTCCTCGAACACGCCCTTGAGCGCCGAGAGTTCGAGCACCTTCACGTCGTGCTGGGTGATCTCGCCGTACACCTCGACGTCGAGGCGCACCGCGACCTCGCCGGCCAGCGCGGTGAAGATCCGGCCGAGCTTCTCGGCCAGCGGCAGACCCGGCTTCACGTCCTCGGCGATGACGCCGCCCTGGACGTTGACCGCGTCCGGGACCAGCTCGCCCGCGAGCGCCAGGCGCACCGAACGGGCCACCGCGATGCCGGCCTTCTCCTGGGCCTCGTCGGTGGAGGCGCCCAGGTGCGGGGTGCAGACGACCTCGTCGAGCTCGAAGAGCGGCGAGTCGGTGCAGGGCTCCTTCGCGTACACGTCGAGGCCCGCGCCGGCGACCCGGCCCTCCTTGAGCGCCGAGTACAGCGCCGCCTCGTCCACGATCCCGCCGCGCGCGGCGTTGACGATCCGGACCGAGGGCTTGACCTTGTGCAGCGCCTCGTCACCGATGAGACCGATGGTCTCCGGGGTCTTGGGCAGGTGGACGGTGATGAAGTCGGCGACCTCCAGGAGCTCGTCCAGGGCCAGCAGCTTCACCCCCATCTGGGCGGCGCGGGCCGGCTGCACGTAGGGGTCGTACGCGACGATCTTCATGCCGAACGCGGACATGCGCTGGGCGACCAGGACGCCGATGCGGCCGAGGCCGACGACGCCGAGGGTCTTCTCGCTGAGCTCGACGCCCGTGTACTTCGAGCGCTTCCACTCGCCGTTCTTCAGCGCGGTGTTGGCCTGCGGGATGTTGCGCGCGGTGGCGACCAGGAGGCCGCAGGCGAGCTCGGCGGCCGTGACGATGTTGGAGGTCGGGGCGTTCACGACCATCACGCCGGCCTTGGTGGCGGCGGAGACGTCCACGTTGTCCAGGCCCACGCCGGCGCGGGCGACGACCCGGAGCTTCTTCGCGGCGGCGATGGCCTCCGCGTCGACCTTGGTCGCGGAACGGACGAGGATGGCGTCGACGTCGGCGATCGCGGGGATCAGCTCGGCGCGGTCCGCGCCGTTGCAGTGCCGGATCTCGAAGTCCGGGCCCAGTGCGTCGACGGTGGCGGGCGACAGCTCTTCAGCGATGAGTACGACAGGTTTCGAGCTCACGTGAGTCCTCACAGATCCAGTGCGGACGGCCGTCCCGACGGCCGCAGGCGTGGAGGGGGCTTGCCGCGTGAAAGCGCACGACGCTGTGGGCCTGACGCGTATGTTGTTGAGCAGTGTAGTGGTGCGTCGGCGCAGCTCGTACGCCTCGTTGGAAGGATCACCCGTCCGTGGTTGGACGGGGTGTCCAACGATGTGGCACGGGGCCGGACACCCTGTCCGGCCCCGCACCGAGGGGCTTACGCCTCCTCGTCGTTCACCCAGCTCATGAGCTTCCGCAGCTCCTTGCCGGTGGTCTCCAGGAGGTGCTGCTCGTCCTGGGTCTTGTACTCGTTGTACTTCTTCAGACCGCCGTGGTACTCGTCCATCCAGTTCTTGGCGAAGGTGCCGTCCTGGATGTCGGTGAGGACCTTCTTCATCTCGGCCTTGGTGGCGTCGGTGATGATCCGCGGGCCGGTGATGTAGTCGCCCCACTCGGCGGTCTCGGAGACGGACCAGCGCATCTTCTCCAGGCCGCCCTCGTACATGAGGTCGACGATCAGCTTCAGCTCGTGGAGGCACTCGAAGTAGGCGATCTCCGGCTGGTAGCCGGCCTCGACCAGGGTCTCGAAGCCCGCCTTGACGAGCGCGGAGGCGCCACCGCAGAGGACGGCCTGCTCGCCGAAGAGGTCGGTCTCGGTCTCCTCGGTGAAGGTCGTCTTGATGACGCCGGCGCGGGTGCCGCCGATGGCCTTGGCGTAGGAGAGCGCCAGCGCGAAGGCGTTGCCCGTCGCGTCCTGCTCGACCGCGGCGATCGCGGGGACGCCGCGGCCCTCCTCGTACTGACGGCGGACCAGGTGGCCCGGGCCCTTCGGGGCGACCAGGGCGACGTCCACGTTGGCCGGGGGCTTGATGAAGCCGAAGCGGACGTTGAAGCCGTGGGCGAAGAACAGCGCGTCGCCGTCCTTCAGGTTGTCCTTGATGGACTCCTCGTAGACCTGGGCCTGGATCGGGTCCGGGATCAGGATCATGATGACGTCGGCCTCGGCCGCGGCCTCGGCCGGGGTGACCACGCGCAGGCCCTGCTCCTCGGCCTTGGCCTTGGACTTGGAGCCCTCGTGCAGACCGACACGGACGTCGACACCCGAGTCACGGAGCGACAGCGCGTGGGCGTGGCCCTGGCTGCCGTACCCGATCACGGCGACCTTGCGGCCCTGGATGATGGACAGGTCGGCGTCGGCGTCGTAGAACAGCTCGGCCACTGGGTATCTCCTTGAGGTGCTGGTGTTGCGTCCCACCGTACGGCGGGGTGCGGGAGGAAGGATTTCGGGTCTCGCCAGGCGGACCGCCGGATGGACCGGCGGTCAGCGCCCGTTGACGGTCGGGAGTGTCACGCGCTGCGGTCGAGGGCCCGCAGGGACCGGTCCGTGATGGACCGGGCGCCACGCCCTATGGCGATGGTGCCGGACTGCACGAGCTCCTTGATGCCGAACTGCTCCAGCATCTTGAGCATCGCTTCGAGCTTGTCACTCGAACCGGTGGCCTCGATGGTGACCGCCTCGGGCGAGACGTCCACGGTCTTCGCGCGGAACAGCTGGACGATCTCGACGATCTGGGAGCGGGTCTCGTTGTCGGCGCGGACCTTCACCAGGACGAGCTCGCGCTGGATCGCGGCGCTGGGCTCGAGTTCGACGATCTTCAGGACGTTGACCAGCTTGTTGAGCTGCTTGGTCACCTGCTCCAGCGGCAGGTCCTCGACATTGACCACGATGGTGATGCGGGAGATGTCGGGGTGCTCGGTGACGCCGACGGCGAGCGAGTCGATGTTGAAGCCGCGGCGGGAGAACAGGGCGGCGATCCGGGCGAGGATGCCGGGCGTGTTCTCGACCAGGACGGAGAGCGTGTGCTTGGTGGACATGGTGTGGGTCTCTTCCCTTGGCTCTTCAGCTCTTCGCTCGTCAGTCGTCTTCGCCGTCGCCGAAGTCGGGGCGGACGCCCCGCGCGGCCATGACCTCGTCGTTGGAGGTGCCGGCGGCGACCATCGGCCAGACCTGGGCGTCCTCGTGGACGATGAAGTCGATCACGACCGGGCGGTCGTTGATGGCGTTGGCCTGCTCGATGACCTTGTCCAGGTCGGCAGGGTCCTCGCAGCGCAGCGCGACACAGCCCATGGCCTCGGAGAGCTTCACGAAGTCCGGGATGCGGGTGCCCCGCGCCTGCGGGTTGACGTCGTCCGGGCCGGAGTGCAGCACGGTGTTGGAGTAGCGCTGGTTGTAGAACAGCGTCTGCCACTGGCGGACCATGCCCAGGGCGCCGTTGTTGATGATGGCGACCTTGATCGGGATGTTGTTCAGCGCGCAGGTGACCAGTTCCTGGTTGGTCATCTGGAAGCAGCCGTCGCCGTCGATCGCCCAGACCGGACGGTCCGGCCGGCCCGCCTTGGCGCCCATCGCGGCCGGGACCGCGTAGCCCATCGTGCCGGCGCCGCCGGAGTTGAGCCAGGTGGCCGGCTTCTCGTAGTTGATGAAGTGCGCGGCCCACATCTGGTGCTGGCCGACGCCGGCCGCGTAGATGGTGTCGGCGGGGGCGAGCTCGCCGATGCGCTGGATGACCTGCTGCGGCGACAGGCTGCCGTCCTCCGGCAGGTCGTAGCCGAGCGGGTAGGTCTCGCGCCAGCGGTTGAGGTCGCTCCACCAGGCGGTGTAGTCGCCCTTGTGGCCCTCGCTGTGCTCGGCCTGGACGGCCTGGACCAGGTCGGCGATGACCTCGCGGGCGTCACCGACGATCGGGACGTCGGCGGCGCGGTTCTTGCCGATCTCCGCCGGGTCGATGTCGGCGTGGACGATCTTGGCGAAGGGGGCGAAGCTGTCCAGCTTGCCGGTGACGCGGTCGTCGAAGCGGGCGCCGAGGGCGACGATCAGGTCGGCCTTCTGCAGCGCGGTGACGGCGGTGACCGCACCGTGCATGCCCGGCATTCCCACGTGCAGCGGGTGGCTGTCGGGGAACGCGCCCAGGGCCATCAGGGTGGTGGTGACCGGGGCGCCGGTGAGCTCCGCGAGGACCTTCAGCTCGGCGGTGGCGCCGGCCTTCAGGACGCCGCCGCCGACGTACAGGACGGGGCGCTTGGCGCTGGTGATCAGCTTGGCGGCCTCGCGGATCTGCTTGGCGTGCGGCTTGGTCACCGGGCGGTAGCCGGGCAGGTCCGTGGTGGGCGGCCAGCTGAAGGTGGTCTTCGCCTGGAGGGCGTCCTTGGCGATGTCGACCAGGACCGGGCCCGGGCGGCCGGTGGAGGCGATGTGGAAGGCCTCGGCGATCGTCCGCGGGATGTCCTCGGCCTTGGTGACCAGGAAGTTGTGCTTGGTGATCGGCATCGTGATGCCGCAGATGTCCGCCTCCTGGAAGGCGTCCGTGCCGATCGCCTTGGAGGCGACCTGGCCGGTGATCGCGACCAGCGGGACGGAGTCCATGTGCGCGTCGGCGATCGGCGTGACCAGGTTGGTGGCACCGGGGCCCGAGGTCGCCATGCAGACGCCGACCCTGCCGGTGGCCTGCGCGTAGCCGGTGGCGGCGTGGCCCGCGCCCTGCTCGTGGCGGACCAGGACGTGACGCACTCGCTTCGAGTCCATCATCGGGTCGTACGCCGGCAGGATCGCCCCGCCCGGAATGCCGAAGACGGTGTCGGCGCCCACTTCCTCGAGCGAACGGATGAGGGACTGCGCACCCGTGACGTGCTCGACGGTGGTGGCGGGCTGCGCGCCGTTACGGGGCCGCGGCTGCGGATGGTGCCCGGTGGCCTGCTCGGTCATCAGCATTCTCTTCTCGAAGCAGAGGGTTTGTGCGAGGGGGTGTGCGAGGCGTTTTGCGAGGGTTCGGTACGACTTCGGGGTGATCCGGTGCAACAAAAAACCCCTCGTGCCGGGAGGCAAGCGAGGGGAGCGCGTCGGGTGCGTTACAGGCGGGCCTTCTCTGGCCCTGCCTCAGCCGACGCGCTTTCCAAGTACGAGAATTCGGGTGCGCATGGCACTGACCCTCCCCCCGCGGCGCGGTCACTGTCAAGTGGGTGGGACGGGCGTCTCATTATTTGAGCGGATCGAGGGACGGTTTCCGGCGCTCACGCGGACGGGTCCGGGCAGCGGGTACTCGTCCCGCACCAGCGCCCGGCGCAGCCGGTACTCGTCCAACGGGCCGGCGAAGGCCATGCCCTGACCATGGGTGCAGCCCATGGAACGCAGGGCGAGCACCTGCTCGGGCACGTCCACCCCGTCGGCCACGGACTGCATGCCGAGGTCGCCGGCGATGCGCAGCAGACCGCTGGTGATCTTGCGCAGTCTGGCCGATTCCACGACGCCCTCGACCAGACCCCGGTCCAGCTTCAGTATGTCGACGGGGAGCCGCCGCAGGGCGCTGATGGCGGCGTGTCCGCTGCCGAATCCGTCCAGGGCGATCTTCACGCCGAGCCGCCGCAGGGCGGCCAGCCGCTGCTCCAGCTCGTCGAAGTTGACCCGGGGGTCGCGGGGGTCGCTCTCCGCCAGCTCGATGACGAGGGAGCCGGAGGGCAGGCCGTGCCGGGTCAGCAGGGACTCGATGGAACCCGGCGGCAGGGAGCGGTCGAGCAGCCGGCGCGCGGAGAGCCGGATGGTGACCGGGGTGCGATGCCCGATGCCGGCCCGCTCGGCGGCCTGCTCGACCGCCTCTTCGAGCAGCCAGCGGCCCAGCTCGGCGATGCGCTCGCTGTCGTCGGTGACCCGCAGGAACTCGGCCGGGGTGAAGAGGATGCCCTGGGCGGAGCGCCAGCGGGCCTGGGCGGCCACGGCGCTGATCCGGCCGGTGCTCAGGTCCACGACCGGCTGGTGCAGCAGCGCGAACTCGCCGTCGTGGAGCGCGGTGCGCAGCCGGGCGGCGAGCTCGGTGCGGCGGACGATCTCGGCCTGCATCTGCGGGGCGTAGAGCTCGACGCGGTCCTTGCCGGCGGCCTTGGCCCGGTACATGGCGAGGTCGGCGTTGCGCAGCAGGTCCCCGGCGCTGATGCCGGGCTCGGCGAAGGCGACGCCGATGGAGGCGGCGACCCGCACCTCGTTGGCGGCGTCGATGCGGTACGGCTGGGAGAGGGTCACGCGCAGCCGGTCGGCGATCTCGTACACCTGGCACTCGCGGGCGGCCCGGTCCCGGTTGCCGTCGCCGAGGATGAGCGCGGCGAACTCGTCGCCGCCGAGCCGCGCGGCGGTGTCCCCGGCCCGTACGGAGTCCTGGAGGCGGCGGGCGGCCTGGACCAGCAGCTCGTCGCCCGCCTGGTGGCCCAGGCGGTCGTTGACGCCCTTGAAGCCGTCGAGGTCGATGAAGAGCACGGCGGTGCCGGGGTCGGAGGAGCGGCGGCCGCCGAGGGCGCCCCGGACCCGCTCGGTGAACAGCGCCCGGTTGGGCAGGTCGGTGAGCGGGTCGTGCTCGGCGTTGTGCCGGAGCTGGGCCTGGAGGCGGACGCGCTCGGTGACGTCCCGGCTGTTGAAGATCAGGCCGCCCTGGTGGCGGTTGACGGTGGACTCGACGTTGAGCCACTCGCCGCGGCCGGAGCGGAAGCGGCACTCGATCCGGGTGGTGGGCTCCTCGGAAGGGGCCGCGGCGAGGAAGCGGCGCACTTCGTGGACGACGCCGCCGAGGTCCTCGGGGTGGATGATCGAGGCCAGCTCGGAGCCGATCAGGTCCTCCGCCTCGCGCCCGTACACCCCGGAGGCGGCGGGGCTGACGTAGCGGAGTATCCCGGTGGGCGCGGCGATCATGATGACGTCGCTGGAGCCCTGCACGAGGGACCTGAAGTGGTTCTCCTTCTGGGCCAGTTCGTGGGTGAGGGCGATGTTGTCCAGCAGCATGATGCCCTGCCGGAGGACCAGGGCGAGCACGACCGTGCAGCCGGTGAGGACGACCACGCGGTCCACTCTGCGTCCCTCGACGACGTTGTACAGGATGCCGAGCGTGCAGACCGCCGCCGCGAGGTACGGGGTGAGGGCGGCGAGCGACCCGGCGAGGGGCCGGCTGTGCGGGTGCCGGGCGCGGGCGGCGGCCGGGTCCACGGTGCGGCGGGCGCCCCAGGGCGCGTAGGCGAGCAGCAGCGAGCCGGCGAACCAGCCGGCGTCGAGCAGCTGGCCGGAGCTGTAGTGCTCGCGCAGCAGCGGCGAGGTGAACAGGGCGTCGCACAGCACGGTGAGCGCGAGGGCGGCGATGGCGGTGTTGATCGCCGAGCGGTTGATGTGGGAGCGGCGGAAGTGCAGGGCGAGCACCATGCTGACGAGCACGATGTCGAGCAGCGGGTAGGCGAGGGAGAGCGCGGAGCGGGCCACGCTCTCGCCCTCGGCGACCTCGACGCGCGCGGTGTGCGCGAGGGCGAGGCTCCACGAGAGGGTGAGCAGGGAGCCGCCGATGAGCCAGGCGTCGAGCGCGAGGCAGACCCAGCCGGCCCGGGTCACCGGTTTCTTGGCGAGGACCAGCAGGCCGACGATGGCGGGCGGGGCGAAGAGCAGGAAGCAGAGGTCGGCCAGCGAGGGGGTGGGCACCTCGCGGGCGAGCACGACCTCGTACCAGCCCCAGACGGCGTTGCCGGCCGAGGCCATGAAGGAGGAGAAGGCGAAGAGCAGCCAGGCGGGGCGGAAGCTGCCGCGGTGGCCGCGGGCGTAGAGGAAGCAGGAGACGGCGGCGGCGAGCGCCGCGGCGCTCAGTCCGAAGTCGCCCATGACGAGGGCGAGCTCCTCGGAGCCCCAGCCGAGGGCGGCGCCGGTCGCGTACCCCCCGCAGACCAGGCCGAGGCCGATCTGGGTGAGCACTCCCCCGACCCCGGGCCCCTGGCGCCCCGGTCCGGGGGCGGGGCGGCCGAGCCCGGCGGAGTGGACCCCGGCCCCCTCGCTCACGGGCCGGTTCCGGACGAGCGCTCCGGGGGTGCTCACCGCGCCCTCCGGGTCCTCGCCGGGGTGTCCCTGCGCACCGGGCCCGCAGAGGCTCTCGGTCTCCCCGTCGGCACGGGGCACGGCGTGGCCGCAGAAGGCCGCGGAGTCCTCCGGGCGGGCGGCGCAGGAGACCCGGCCGGACCCTTCGCCGAGGCCGGACCCTTCGCCGAGGCCGGGGCCCCCGTCGGGACCGGCGCCGGGCGGCGGGGCCGGCTCGTCCCCCGCGCGGGAGGCGCGGGGGACGGGGACGGCGGGCGCGCGGGCGCCGGGCGGGGCGGGGGCGTCCCCGCCGGGACCGCTCCTGCCGGGACCTGCCATGGCGGAACCTGCCGCGCCGGGACCTGCCGTGGCGGACCGCTCGGGGCCCGGACGGTACGACTGGCCCGGCTGCTCCGGCAGGGCTGCCGCGGGGCGCGGGAGGGGAGTCGAAGGCCCCGCCGCGTCGGATCGTCGCTCGCTCGGCCGTGCTCCACCCGTCACCCCCCTCGGAATCTGATGACCCGTCACTTCGCTCCCCAGCGTCTGCCCGTTCTCGACGCAGTCCCCCGCTCCGGGACGATACACCAGGATCGTCACTCAGGGACAGGGTCGCAGTACTCTCCGTGACGGGTGGGGGGCTCGTGTGCGGCGCGCTCCGGGGGCGCGCGGATCGGGCGGCCGGATCAGGTGGTGAGGACGAGGTTCGCCGGCTCCTCCCCGGCCGCGAACCGGGTCAGCTGCGCGGCCAGCAGGCGCTTGGCGCGCGGCATGAACGCCGAGGTGGAGCCGCCGACATGGGGGCTGACCAGGACGCCGGGGGCGTGCCACAGCGGGTGGCCGGCGGGCAGCGGCTCCGGGTCGGTGACGTCGAGCGCGGCGGTGATCCGGCCGCTCTCCGCCTCCTTCAGGAGCGCCGCCGTGTCCACCACCGGACCGCGGGCCACGTTGACCAGCAGGGCGCCGTCCTTCATCCGGGCGAGGAAGCCTGCGTCGGCCAGGTGCCGGGTCTGCGGGGTGAGCGGCGTGGAGAGCACGACCACATCGGCCTCGGGCAGCAGTGCGGGCAGGTCGGTGAGCGGGTGCACGGGACCGCGCTCGGTGGCACGCGCGGAGCGCGCGACGCGCACGACCCGCGCGCACTCGAAGGGGGCGAGCCGGTCCTCGATGGCCGCGCCGATCGATCCGTACCCGACGATCAGCACCGACTTGTCGGCGAGCGCCGGGTAGAAGCCGGCCCGCCACTCCTCCGCGTCCTGGCCGCGCACGAAGCCGGGGATGCCGCGCAGCGAGGCGAGGATCAGCGCGAGGGTCAGCTCGGCGGTGCTGGCCTCGTGGACGCCCTTGGCGTTGCACAGCCGGACGCCGGGCGGCAGTTCGCCGAGGCCGGGCGTCACGTGGTCGATGCCGGCCGAGAGCGTCTGCACCACGCGGACCGCGCGCATCCCGGCGAGCGGGCGCACCGCGATCTCCTCGCCCTTCATGTACGGCACGACGTAGAAGGCGCAGCGCGCGGGATCGGCCGGGAATTCCGGCCCGCCGTCCCAGAAACGGTAGTTCAGGCCCGACGCGCCCGGCGCGGGAAGTCCCTCGATCTCGTCCGCGGGAATCGGAAGCCACACGTCAGCGGCGGTGTCATCGAACGTCATGACCGGGAGGCTATGCGAAGAATCCCGCGCGCGATTGGTTACTTTGGGGGGCGGCACAGGGAGGGGTACCGGCAGGTGGAGCGCAGGACGATCGGGGGCGGCGGCGCTCGGTGTGGGTGCGGTGGGCCTCGGATGCATGCCGATGAGCTGGGCGTACAGCGGTTCGCAGCGGCGGGGCGACCGCTCGCTGCGGACGGTGCACGCGGCGCTGGACGCCGGGACCAGCCTGCTCGACACCGCCGACATGTACGGCCCCTTCACCAACGAGCTGCTGCTGGGGCGGGTGTTGAAGGAGCGCCGGGCGGACGTCTTCGTGTCGACGAAGTGCGGACTGCTCGTCGGCGGCGACCAGCACGTCGTGGCCAACGGGCGCCCCGGGTACGTGCGCAGGGCCTGCGACGCCTCGCTGCGGCGGCTCCAGACCGACGTCATCGACCTCTACCAGCTGCACCGGGCCGACCCGGAGGTCCCGGTGGAGGAGACCTGGGGCGCGATGGCCGAGCTGGTGCGGGCCGGCAAGGTGCGGGCGCTCGGGCTGTGCGCGGTGGGCGCCCGGGCGACCCGCCGGGGCCGCACGGGCGGCGGCTATGAGGGAACGATCCGGCAGCTGGAGCGGGTCCAGCAGGTCTTCCCGGTGGCGACGGTCGAGGCCGAGCTGTCGGTCTGGTCGCCGGAGGCCCTGGAGCGGCTGCTGCCCTGGTGCGAGGCCCGGGGCGTGGGCTTCCTCGCCGCGATGCCGCTGGGCAGCGGGTACCTGACCGGGACGCTCACGCCGGGCGGCGGCTTCGAGGAGGACGACCTGCGGGCCCGGCACCCGCGCTTCACGGCCGAGATGATGGCGGCCAACCAGCCGCTGATCGCGGGGCTGCGGCGGGTGGCGGCCCGGCACGGCGACGGGGTCACCCCGGCGCAGGTGGCGCTGGCCTGGGTGCTCGGGCGCGGGCGGCACGTGGTGCCGATCCCGGGCGC contains:
- a CDS encoding acetolactate synthase large subunit, with product MLMTEQATGHHPQPRPRNGAQPATTVEHVTGAQSLIRSLEEVGADTVFGIPGGAILPAYDPMMDSKRVRHVLVRHEQGAGHAATGYAQATGRVGVCMATSGPGATNLVTPIADAHMDSVPLVAITGQVASKAIGTDAFQEADICGITMPITKHNFLVTKAEDIPRTIAEAFHIASTGRPGPVLVDIAKDALQAKTTFSWPPTTDLPGYRPVTKPHAKQIREAAKLITSAKRPVLYVGGGVLKAGATAELKVLAELTGAPVTTTLMALGAFPDSHPLHVGMPGMHGAVTAVTALQKADLIVALGARFDDRVTGKLDSFAPFAKIVHADIDPAEIGKNRAADVPIVGDAREVIADLVQAVQAEHSEGHKGDYTAWWSDLNRWRETYPLGYDLPEDGSLSPQQVIQRIGELAPADTIYAAGVGQHQMWAAHFINYEKPATWLNSGGAGTMGYAVPAAMGAKAGRPDRPVWAIDGDGCFQMTNQELVTCALNNIPIKVAIINNGALGMVRQWQTLFYNQRYSNTVLHSGPDDVNPQARGTRIPDFVKLSEAMGCVALRCEDPADLDKVIEQANAINDRPVVIDFIVHEDAQVWPMVAAGTSNDEVMAARGVRPDFGDGEDD
- a CDS encoding putative bifunctional diguanylate cyclase/phosphodiesterase: MSTPGALVRNRPVSEGAGVHSAGLGRPAPGPGRQGPGVGGVLTQIGLGLVCGGYATGAALGWGSEELALVMGDFGLSAAALAAAVSCFLYARGHRGSFRPAWLLFAFSSFMASAGNAVWGWYEVVLAREVPTPSLADLCFLLFAPPAIVGLLVLAKKPVTRAGWVCLALDAWLIGGSLLTLSWSLALAHTARVEVAEGESVARSALSLAYPLLDIVLVSMVLALHFRRSHINRSAINTAIAALALTVLCDALFTSPLLREHYSSGQLLDAGWFAGSLLLAYAPWGARRTVDPAAARARHPHSRPLAGSLAALTPYLAAAVCTLGILYNVVEGRRVDRVVVLTGCTVVLALVLRQGIMLLDNIALTHELAQKENHFRSLVQGSSDVIMIAAPTGILRYVSPAASGVYGREAEDLIGSELASIIHPEDLGGVVHEVRRFLAAAPSEEPTTRIECRFRSGRGEWLNVESTVNRHQGGLIFNSRDVTERVRLQAQLRHNAEHDPLTDLPNRALFTERVRGALGGRRSSDPGTAVLFIDLDGFKGVNDRLGHQAGDELLVQAARRLQDSVRAGDTAARLGGDEFAALILGDGNRDRAARECQVYEIADRLRVTLSQPYRIDAANEVRVAASIGVAFAEPGISAGDLLRNADLAMYRAKAAGKDRVELYAPQMQAEIVRRTELAARLRTALHDGEFALLHQPVVDLSTGRISAVAAQARWRSAQGILFTPAEFLRVTDDSERIAELGRWLLEEAVEQAAERAGIGHRTPVTIRLSARRLLDRSLPPGSIESLLTRHGLPSGSLVIELAESDPRDPRVNFDELEQRLAALRRLGVKIALDGFGSGHAAISALRRLPVDILKLDRGLVEGVVESARLRKITSGLLRIAGDLGMQSVADGVDVPEQVLALRSMGCTHGQGMAFAGPLDEYRLRRALVRDEYPLPGPVRVSAGNRPSIRSNNETPVPPT
- a CDS encoding 2-hydroxyacid dehydrogenase; translation: MTFDDTAADVWLPIPADEIEGLPAPGASGLNYRFWDGGPEFPADPARCAFYVVPYMKGEEIAVRPLAGMRAVRVVQTLSAGIDHVTPGLGELPPGVRLCNAKGVHEASTAELTLALILASLRGIPGFVRGQDAEEWRAGFYPALADKSVLIVGYGSIGAAIEDRLAPFECARVVRVARSARATERGPVHPLTDLPALLPEADVVVLSTPLTPQTRHLADAGFLARMKDGALLVNVARGPVVDTAALLKEAESGRITAALDVTDPEPLPAGHPLWHAPGVLVSPHVGGSTSAFMPRAKRLLAAQLTRFAAGEEPANLVLTT